The sequence AAACGAAGGGGCAGGCGCCATTATTCTCAAATCTCTTTTCGAGGAAGAACTCAGGCAGGGGGATGCAGGCTACGGCGACAGCTTCCACCCGGAAGCCTATGAATATATAATGAAAGACGCTCTCATGGTTTACGGAACAAAAGGTTACACCGAAATCATCGAAAAAACCAAAAACACTGTTCAGATTCCCGTTATAGCCAGCATAAACTGCATGGGCGGCAAATGGTGGGCGGGATTCGCGAAGGATATAGAAAGTGCCGGCGCTGACGCTGTGGAGCTGAACATTGCCTACGTCCCTTTCAGTATCAAAGACGATCCCCGAGATGTTGAGCAGAGGTATATTGACACCGTAAGGGCTGTGAAGGCTCAGGTGAAGATTCCTGTTGCGGTCAAGATAGGTCCGAACTTCACCTCAATTCCCTATATGGCTTCAAAACTTAAGGAAGCGGGCGCGGACAGCCTCACCCTTTTCAACAGATACTACCAGATGGCGATAGATACTGACACGCTTAAGCTTAAGCCTGTGCATTACTACAGCACAGAGAACGAGACGTATAACGTTCTTCGCTGGGTTTCCGTGATCACCTCTCAGCTCGGTATAAATGTCAGCTCCTCAACAGGGGTTCACTCCTCATCTGCTGTGCTTCAGCATATTCTCGCCGGAGCCTCCGCGGTGCAGATGGTTTCAGAGGTTTATAAAAACGGCTTCGGGCGAATCTCCGCGGTACTGGAAGAGGTTGACCAGTGGCTTGAGCTCCGCAAAAAATCTTCTCTGGCGGAAATCCGCGGGCTCGCCTCCAAGAAAAACGCCGGTGAGCACATGGGTTTTGAACGCACCCAGTACATGAAGATAGCAGAGGCGATGCTTGTTCAGTAGGCTTTACCCATGAAAATATTCATAGCGGGCGCAGGCGAGGTGGGGTTCCACATCGCCGAGCAGCTCATACTTGAAAACCGTGATGTAGTCGTAATTGAGCGTGACAAGGAGCGTGCGAAGCATGCCTCCAATCACCTTGACTGTCTGGTGATAAACGACGATGCCACCAACATCGAGGTTCTGAAAGACGCGGGACTTGCCAGAGCATCCGCCTTCATCTCTGCAACCGATTCCGATGAGGTGAACATGATAAGCTGCTTTGTCGTTGCCAGTGAATTTAACGTTCCCCTTAAAATTGCCCGTGTAAAAAGCCTTAAATACACCGGAACCCGCATTTTCAGCGGCGGCTATGGAGTTGACTACATAGTTAATCCGGAGATTGAGGCTGCTAAGGCGATTGTAAACAACATACAGCACGGCGCTACCAGCGATATTTTCAGCTTTGACAACAGCGAAATACAGCTTCGTGATCTTTATATGGACGATGAGCACTTCCTTCTCGGTAAAAACCTTAAGGCAGTTAAAGGAACACTTAAGGAGGAGTTCATAGTCGCCGGTATAATCCGTGAGGATGAAATAATAATTCCCGACGGTGAAACGATTATCGAAGAGGGGGATCACGTTTTCATAGTCGCCTCCGTATCCACTTTTGAGAAGATACTCGCCAAGACGGGCACTCCCAAGAAGCGCATCAGGACTGTGGTTATAGTCGGCGCCGGAAGAATGGGCAGATACGTTACGGAGAAGCTTCTTAAGCTCGGACGCAGCGTAAAGATTGTGGATAGGGATTATGAGCTGTGCAAGCAAGTGGCCTCGGATTTTCCGAACGCTCTTGTTATCAACGGCGACATATCCGACAAAAGTGTCTTTGATGATGAGCACTTTGCGGATAACGATCTGATCGTTACCACCACCAGTAATGAGGAACTCAATATACTCACAGCGATCTACGCCAAATCTCTCGGAGTGAAAAAGGCTATTGCCTTGGTAAACAAGACAAATTATCTTCATATCTCCGCTGAGCTGGGACTGAACGCCACAGTGAGCCCGAAGATAAGCTCCGTAAACGCTATTCTGAAATTCATGCGTCAGGGGAATATTCTCAATGTCTTTAAAATATTTGACGGGCGGGCGGAGGTAACCGAATTCAGTCTTGCCTCAAACAATGAGCTCTGCGGCAAGACCCTCAAGGATACAAAATTTCCCTCCGGTTCCCTTGTGGCGGCTGTCTCCAGAGGGACAAAGCACATCATCCCCGATGGAAATTTCGTTTTCAGAGAGAAGGACAGGATAGTCACCTTCTCGGCGAAGGAAGCCTCTTCCGCTCTGTCTGAGATGTTTTCCGGCTGATTATGCACTTCAAGGTAATTTTCAAAACTGTTTCGGTTCTTATACTTATTCTCGATATTTTCCTTCTCCTCTGCGCCGGAGTTGGCGCTTACTATGAGGAGTGGGCGGCTGTCCGCAGTTTTCTTTTGTCCATCGCAATAAGCGGCTGCATAAGCTTCGGCATTCTCTTTGTTTTCAGGCACGAGAAGCAGAAGACTCTCTCCACCAGAGACGGGCTCATCACCGTTACCCTGAGCTGGCTTGTGGCGTCTACCGTCGCCGCTTTTCCGTATATATTCGACGGCGGCATGCTGACGGTCACGGACGCTTTTTTTGAAACAATGTCCGGCTTCTCCACCACAGGGGCGACTATTCTGACGGATATAGAAAAAATGCCCGGTTCCCTCCTTTTGTGGCGTTCACTCACTCACTGGCTGGGCGGTATGGGCATAGTGGTTCTTGGCGTCGCCATTCTTCCACTTTTGGGAATCGGCGGTATGCAGCTTATGCAGGCGGAAGCCCCCGGGCCTTCAGTTGATAAAATAACTCCCCGCATAGCGGAGACCGCCAAGTACCTCTGGTATGTTTATGTAGGCTTCACCGCTCTTGAAACCTTTCTGCTTGTCTGCGGCGGCATGACCTTTTTCGATGCTCTTAACCACAGTTTCAGCACTCTCGCCACGGGCGGGTTCTCCACAAAAAATTTAAGTGTAGGGCATTATGATTCGGCTTATATAGACGGCGTTATCACCCTTTTCATGGTGATAGCCGGAATGAACTTCACGCTCCATTTCAGGCTGATGAGCGGAAACTTCAAGGGTATTTTCCGGAATACCGAGCTGAAGGCTTATCTGCTTGTGTTCTTCGCCGCCAGCGCGGTCATAGCTTTCAGCCTGCATGGAAAGATATACGGCAGCGTCTGGGAGAGCATCCGCTACGCTTCCTTTCAGGCGGCTTCCATACTCTCAACGACAGGCTTTGCCACAACGGACTATGAATACTGGACATACCTCGGTCAGGTAACGCTTCTGGTGCTGATGTTCGTGGGGGGCTGTTCGGGCTCCACTGCAGGAGGGATAAAGGTTGTGAGGATAGCGACGCTTCTTAAACAGGGATTTAACGAAATGAAGTTTCTTGTGCATCCCAGAGGAGTATTTATTCTGAAAATAAGCGGCTATCCCGTACGGAAGAACATAGTTTACGCCATAAGCGGCTTCTTCTTTCTGTATGTCTGTACCCTTCTGGTTGTAACATCAGCTCTCGCAGCGTCGGATATTGATCTGCTCACCTCATTTACTGCCGCCTTGGCGACAGTGGGCAACATCGGTCCCGGGTTCGGCAACGTGGGTCCTGCGGAAAATTATGCCTTTCTGCCGGATCATGTGAAATGGATTCTCAGCTTTGCCATGATGGCGGGAAGGCTTGAGCTTTACACCGTGTTCGTTCTGTTTACGCCCATGTTCTGGAAGAAATGACAAAGACTTATATAATCAGGATCAAAGGAATTGTGCAGGGAGTGGGCTTCCGCCCGTTTGTTTATAACCTCGCCGCAGAGCGGGGGCTTAAGGGTTATGTGCTGAACGACTCAAAGGGTGTGCAGATAGGGCTTGAGTGCTCGTATGATGCCGCCCGCTCATTTGCGGAGGACGTCAGGCGGCTTGCCCCGCCGCTTTCGCACATCATTTCGACTGAGATCACCGAAGGCAGCGAGAGCGCATTTAAAGGCTTTGAAATCCGTGAATCAGTGGATACGGACGGACTGACCCTTGTTTCTCCTGATGTGGCTCTCTGCCCCGACTGCCGCAGAGAGCTCTTTGACACATCGGACAGACGCTTTAATTACCCGTTCATCAACTGCACAAACTGCGGTCCGAGATATTCCATAATAAAATCCATCCCCTACGACCGCAGAATGACTACCATGAGCGCATTTGACATGTGCGCCGACTGCGCGTCCGAATATAAAAATCCCGCCGACAGACGCTTCCACGCCCAGCCGGACTGCTGCCCCGTCTGCGGACCTCAAGCTTACGGATTCGGACTTGAGGGTGACGCGGCTCTGAACAGGGCGGCGGACGCTGTAAACTCCGGTGAAATACTCGCTATGAAGGGTCTGGGGGGGTATCATCTCATATGTGACGCTCTGAATGAGGCTGCGGTGGGAAAGCTTCGTGAACTCAAGCGCAGAGGAGAAAAGCCCTTTGCCGTGATGTGTGCGGATGTTCAGACTCTTGAAAAATACCGCACCCTGAGTGACACGGAGCGGAACATAATCGCAAGTCCTCAGGCTCCGATCCTGCTTCTGGACTGGGAAAATCCGCCTTTTCCTGATTCGGTGAACCCTATGGGAAGCAATATAGGCGTGATGACCGCTTACACTCCGCTGCATGCTCTGCTGATGAGCCGC is a genomic window of Geovibrio thiophilus containing:
- a CDS encoding TrkH family potassium uptake protein — encoded protein: MHFKVIFKTVSVLILILDIFLLLCAGVGAYYEEWAAVRSFLLSIAISGCISFGILFVFRHEKQKTLSTRDGLITVTLSWLVASTVAAFPYIFDGGMLTVTDAFFETMSGFSTTGATILTDIEKMPGSLLLWRSLTHWLGGMGIVVLGVAILPLLGIGGMQLMQAEAPGPSVDKITPRIAETAKYLWYVYVGFTALETFLLVCGGMTFFDALNHSFSTLATGGFSTKNLSVGHYDSAYIDGVITLFMVIAGMNFTLHFRLMSGNFKGIFRNTELKAYLLVFFAASAVIAFSLHGKIYGSVWESIRYASFQAASILSTTGFATTDYEYWTYLGQVTLLVLMFVGGCSGSTAGGIKVVRIATLLKQGFNEMKFLVHPRGVFILKISGYPVRKNIVYAISGFFFLYVCTLLVVTSALAASDIDLLTSFTAALATVGNIGPGFGNVGPAENYAFLPDHVKWILSFAMMAGRLELYTVFVLFTPMFWKK
- a CDS encoding dihydroorotate dehydrogenase-like protein — protein: MADLSVNYMGLKLKSPIILGSSTMSKTTENMKAAENEGAGAIILKSLFEEELRQGDAGYGDSFHPEAYEYIMKDALMVYGTKGYTEIIEKTKNTVQIPVIASINCMGGKWWAGFAKDIESAGADAVELNIAYVPFSIKDDPRDVEQRYIDTVRAVKAQVKIPVAVKIGPNFTSIPYMASKLKEAGADSLTLFNRYYQMAIDTDTLKLKPVHYYSTENETYNVLRWVSVITSQLGINVSSSTGVHSSSAVLQHILAGASAVQMVSEVYKNGFGRISAVLEEVDQWLELRKKSSLAEIRGLASKKNAGEHMGFERTQYMKIAEAMLVQ
- the trkA gene encoding Trk system potassium transporter TrkA, which produces MKIFIAGAGEVGFHIAEQLILENRDVVVIERDKERAKHASNHLDCLVINDDATNIEVLKDAGLARASAFISATDSDEVNMISCFVVASEFNVPLKIARVKSLKYTGTRIFSGGYGVDYIVNPEIEAAKAIVNNIQHGATSDIFSFDNSEIQLRDLYMDDEHFLLGKNLKAVKGTLKEEFIVAGIIREDEIIIPDGETIIEEGDHVFIVASVSTFEKILAKTGTPKKRIRTVVIVGAGRMGRYVTEKLLKLGRSVKIVDRDYELCKQVASDFPNALVINGDISDKSVFDDEHFADNDLIVTTTSNEELNILTAIYAKSLGVKKAIALVNKTNYLHISAELGLNATVSPKISSVNAILKFMRQGNILNVFKIFDGRAEVTEFSLASNNELCGKTLKDTKFPSGSLVAAVSRGTKHIIPDGNFVFREKDRIVTFSAKEASSALSEMFSG